A portion of the Bifidobacterium lemurum genome contains these proteins:
- a CDS encoding MFS transporter — protein MTSKLQRFFDSPLVATRVTSADVKIPEAVLGYLVGPFLAFISNAIFGSYLNRYYSDVLGWTDAQRFGVFSGLLPMVSVVFVIVGNLWVGRLIDNTRTSQGKARPYLLISAPLLLVAIVFLLSDPYTASPVVQMVWIALSYNIYYAVAYPLFYASHSSFVALSTRDSKQRGLLGTFSNASMVAAVGVGASILVPMLLQSWLFVETDGSIDTVASYNHWRILMIALCVVTVVGILIEYYFTRERITEENLKLGIVEQKVPLGKQIASCVSEPYWWLIILYFVFFQFSGMLKNGSMSYYSRWMFDGVTDEASAGTVMSLLGLIGGVPTAVGMLIAWPIASKLGKRNAIVAGLVISVIGGSVSFLDVHNLTIVCAGVVLKGIGSIPAMYVTLALLSDVLDHLEAKNGFRSDGFTMSVYGSIMVGMTGLGNGIINALLVAGGYDASLAEQSGAVQAVLTGTYLGGEIVCYAIIAVLMVFLGVEKHVKADQEKIVASQKAAVEAAGGEWISPEERLRMEESKG, from the coding sequence ATGACCTCCAAACTGCAGCGCTTCTTCGACTCGCCTCTTGTCGCGACGCGCGTCACGTCCGCGGACGTGAAGATTCCCGAAGCCGTGTTGGGCTATCTCGTCGGCCCGTTCCTGGCCTTCATCTCCAACGCGATTTTCGGCTCCTACCTCAACCGTTACTACTCCGACGTGCTCGGCTGGACCGACGCCCAGCGCTTTGGCGTCTTCTCCGGCCTGCTGCCCATGGTCTCCGTGGTGTTCGTCATCGTCGGCAACCTGTGGGTCGGCCGCCTTATCGACAACACGCGCACCTCCCAGGGCAAGGCCCGCCCGTATCTGCTGATTTCTGCCCCGCTGCTGCTGGTGGCGATCGTTTTCCTGCTGTCCGACCCATACACGGCGAGCCCCGTCGTGCAGATGGTGTGGATCGCGCTGAGCTACAACATCTACTACGCGGTCGCCTACCCGTTGTTCTACGCCTCGCACAGTTCTTTTGTGGCGCTCTCCACCCGTGATTCCAAGCAGCGTGGTCTTCTCGGCACCTTCTCCAACGCATCGATGGTGGCCGCCGTGGGCGTGGGCGCGAGCATTCTGGTGCCGATGCTGCTGCAAAGCTGGCTGTTCGTGGAAACCGACGGGTCGATCGACACCGTCGCCAGCTACAACCATTGGCGTATTCTGATGATCGCCCTGTGCGTGGTCACTGTTGTCGGCATTCTGATCGAGTACTACTTCACCCGTGAACGCATTACCGAGGAGAACCTCAAGCTCGGTATCGTCGAGCAAAAGGTGCCGTTGGGCAAGCAGATCGCCAGCTGCGTGAGCGAGCCGTATTGGTGGTTGATCATCCTGTACTTCGTGTTCTTCCAGTTCTCCGGCATGCTCAAGAACGGTTCGATGAGCTACTATTCGCGCTGGATGTTCGACGGTGTGACCGATGAGGCCTCCGCCGGCACCGTGATGAGCCTGCTCGGTCTGATCGGCGGTGTGCCCACGGCCGTCGGCATGCTGATCGCGTGGCCGATCGCCAGCAAACTCGGCAAACGTAACGCCATCGTCGCGGGTCTCGTCATCTCCGTGATCGGTGGGTCGGTGAGCTTCCTTGACGTGCACAACCTCACCATCGTGTGCGCGGGCGTGGTGCTCAAAGGCATCGGTTCGATTCCCGCCATGTACGTCACGCTCGCTCTGCTTTCCGATGTGCTCGACCATTTGGAGGCCAAGAACGGCTTCCGTTCGGATGGGTTCACCATGTCGGTGTACGGCTCGATTATGGTCGGCATGACGGGCCTCGGCAACGGCATCATCAACGCGTTGCTCGTCGCCGGGGGGTACGACGCCTCGCTCGCCGAGCAAAGCGGAGCGGTGCAGGCCGTGCTCACCGGCACCTATCTCGGTGGAGAGATCGTCTGTTATGCGATCATCGCGGTGCTGATGGTTTTCCTCGGGGTTGAGAAGCATGTGAAGGCCGATCAGGAGAAGATCGTCGCCTCGCAGAAGGCCGCGGTGGAGGCGGCCGGCGGCGAGTGGATCTCCCCGGAGGAGCGTCTGCGGATGGAGGAGTCCAAGGGCTGA